A window of Vibrio ishigakensis contains these coding sequences:
- a CDS encoding helix-turn-helix transcriptional regulator produces the protein MSKNFERFQLVLQNIPCAPDHITSSELREILLNKDLLNPELDEKSQLKTVQRVISKVASDYHSVELDTSKRPHQIRIASGHQHPINPAAMSSVLSLQIIEHEVLKMLPPNMRKTVSNLISTANSEQDKRVSLWKERFYYAPIELQLTTPEFEEAYIEVIENAILEKRTLNMTYQKRGNAEPEEYVVDPLGLMLHGNSFYLVASKGDDNYRTFAIHRIKALKPSFTSTKPVKEFNTKNHIEANTPHFSGGDWIEVELKIHNHNGMHLIEETMLSEEQEIIAKDDTHTIVKARVRESLGFEWWLMKNANIVQIIKPERIRKTLKENLRSALQLYS, from the coding sequence ATGTCGAAGAATTTTGAGCGATTTCAGTTGGTATTGCAGAACATTCCTTGTGCACCTGACCACATTACCAGCAGTGAACTGCGCGAAATCCTGCTAAACAAAGACCTGCTGAATCCAGAACTGGATGAAAAAAGCCAGCTCAAAACAGTGCAGCGGGTGATCAGCAAGGTCGCATCTGACTACCATTCTGTTGAACTTGATACCTCCAAACGCCCTCACCAGATACGCATCGCTTCTGGCCACCAGCACCCGATAAACCCAGCCGCCATGAGTAGCGTTTTGTCTCTGCAAATTATCGAGCATGAAGTGCTAAAGATGCTGCCACCAAACATGCGTAAGACGGTTTCTAATCTGATAAGTACAGCAAACTCAGAGCAAGACAAGCGTGTATCCCTGTGGAAAGAGCGCTTTTATTACGCACCTATTGAGCTCCAGTTAACGACCCCAGAGTTTGAAGAGGCATATATTGAGGTTATCGAGAACGCCATACTCGAGAAACGCACCCTCAACATGACCTACCAGAAACGAGGCAATGCAGAGCCTGAGGAGTACGTTGTGGATCCGCTCGGTTTAATGCTCCATGGCAACAGCTTCTACTTAGTGGCATCTAAAGGCGATGACAATTATCGCACCTTTGCAATTCATCGTATTAAAGCGCTTAAGCCTAGCTTTACCTCTACCAAGCCAGTAAAAGAGTTCAACACCAAGAACCATATTGAAGCAAATACACCCCACTTCTCCGGTGGCGATTGGATTGAGGTAGAACTAAAAATCCACAACCACAACGGAATGCATCTAATCGAAGAAACCATGCTGTCAGAAGAGCAAGAGATCATCGCTAAAGATGATACTCACACTATAGTAAAAGCAAGGGTACGAGAGAGCCTAGGCTTCGAATGGTGGCTGATGAAAAATGCCAATATAGTGCAAATCATCAAGCCAGAAAGGATCAGAAAAACGCTAAAAGAAAATCTACGCTCAGCATTACAGCTATATAGTTAA
- a CDS encoding Rho-binding antiterminator: MISCSQYDYIELICLYRYPIKLKLKSGSVVTGSAFDTARNQRGDESLKLMTDSGEMLVVLDDISTLIVTVDNPHVGFVSFE, encoded by the coding sequence ATGATCAGTTGCAGCCAATACGATTACATTGAGCTTATTTGTTTGTATCGTTATCCCATTAAACTAAAACTCAAGTCCGGTTCTGTCGTCACCGGGAGCGCGTTCGATACAGCAAGAAATCAGCGAGGCGATGAGTCGTTGAAACTAATGACCGATAGCGGTGAAATGTTAGTGGTTTTGGATGATATCTCTACGTTAATTGTGACGGTAGATAATCCTCATGTAGGTTTTGTATCTTTCGAGTAA
- the ssb gene encoding single-stranded DNA-binding protein gives MASRGVNKVILLGNLGNDPELRHFANGNAVANFTVATSEAWQDKASGQQREKTEWHRVSVMGRLAEVAGNYLKKGSQVYIEGQLQTRKWQDKSGQERITTEIVVQGFNGTMQLLGGRGDGAQLGGSQSGGTYQGGGQQQSGGNQFGGNQNQQGGSQPYQPSPDDYDDIPF, from the coding sequence ATGGCATCACGAGGCGTAAACAAAGTTATTTTGCTCGGAAATCTAGGTAACGATCCTGAGCTTCGCCACTTCGCAAACGGCAATGCGGTGGCAAACTTCACAGTGGCAACGTCTGAGGCCTGGCAAGACAAGGCAAGCGGTCAGCAACGAGAGAAAACCGAGTGGCACCGCGTTTCAGTCATGGGACGCCTAGCTGAGGTTGCTGGCAACTATCTAAAGAAAGGCTCTCAGGTCTATATTGAAGGACAATTGCAAACTCGAAAGTGGCAAGACAAAAGCGGTCAAGAGCGCATTACCACAGAGATCGTAGTACAAGGGTTTAACGGCACTATGCAACTTCTTGGTGGGCGTGGCGATGGTGCTCAGCTGGGTGGCTCGCAGTCGGGTGGCACGTATCAAGGCGGTGGCCAGCAACAGTCAGGCGGAAATCAATTTGGTGGTAATCAAAACCAGCAAGGTGGAAGTCAGCCTTATCAACCAAGCCCAGATGATTATGATGATATCCCTTTCTAA
- a CDS encoding GFA family protein: MELKCHCGNIRIEISSIPEEVGECNCSICRRYAAAWAYFSPEQVQINMNEKTAFYCWGDKEVEFHRCNLCGCLTHYITTQKCSENILAVNMRMAESEVLCGIPVRKINGAAY, from the coding sequence ATGGAATTGAAGTGTCACTGTGGCAACATTCGCATAGAAATAAGTTCTATCCCAGAAGAAGTGGGTGAGTGTAACTGTTCGATTTGTCGTCGTTATGCCGCAGCTTGGGCATATTTTTCTCCAGAGCAAGTTCAAATTAACATGAATGAGAAAACAGCTTTCTATTGCTGGGGTGACAAAGAAGTAGAGTTTCATCGTTGCAACTTATGCGGTTGTCTGACCCACTACATAACAACGCAGAAATGCTCTGAAAATATCTTGGCTGTAAATATGAGAATGGCGGAAAGTGAAGTGCTTTGTGGTATTCCAGTTCGTAAGATCAATGGTGCAGCGTACTAA
- the rmuC gene encoding DNA recombination protein RmuC: protein MNTIYVAFGLAIAFCSGLSYWLAYRKTVRCELELERLQTEKENLASAFEQAEIALDEEQKQHIALQMRFAQNQTELNEARKSASEHKEKSNSLELRLNQLQEFLLQAKSRESAANASLMSKSEELSAELERVEGLTLDLKNCNENLARSQHSVGKLQTELATKQQHFDEQIALLRESKQELSKEFERLASEILERKGQAFKQMNSESMQSILNPIHQELKGFKTKVEDIHSKESEQRVQLRTELQHLQKLNQEITDQASKLTTALKGEKKVQGNWGELMLENVLDNSGLRLGMDYKREVSINTEEGRLRPDAIVYLPQNKHLVIDAKTSLNAYTRYVNSEDSAERDYALKQHADAVRDRINELASKEYSRLPGINSPEVVIMFIPVESAYVEALKYDSNLFQSALEKNILVATPTTLLTSLNIVRQLWRFEEQNKHTQELASRAEKFYSKLNTFLGGMEGVGKQLDKAKETYDRALGQLYTGKGNLIKQASEFKELGVAVNRELPQEMVEKANLELEVISNPEIESTQQSIPQGINL from the coding sequence ATGAATACCATTTATGTGGCATTTGGCTTAGCAATCGCATTTTGTTCTGGTTTGAGTTATTGGTTGGCGTATCGCAAGACTGTGCGTTGCGAACTAGAACTTGAGCGTCTGCAAACGGAGAAAGAGAATCTAGCCTCCGCGTTTGAGCAAGCTGAGATAGCCCTAGACGAAGAGCAAAAGCAACACATTGCGCTGCAGATGCGTTTTGCACAAAATCAGACTGAGCTTAATGAAGCAAGAAAGTCAGCTTCTGAGCATAAAGAAAAGTCTAATTCTTTAGAGCTTCGCCTTAATCAACTTCAAGAGTTTCTGCTACAAGCGAAGAGCCGCGAGAGTGCAGCCAATGCCAGCTTGATGTCGAAAAGCGAAGAGTTGTCAGCTGAGCTTGAACGCGTTGAAGGTTTAACGCTAGATCTTAAAAACTGCAATGAGAATCTAGCGCGTTCACAGCACTCTGTAGGCAAACTGCAGACCGAACTAGCAACTAAGCAGCAACACTTCGATGAGCAAATTGCGCTTCTAAGAGAGAGCAAGCAAGAGCTGAGTAAAGAGTTCGAGCGCTTAGCCAGCGAGATCTTGGAGCGTAAAGGCCAGGCCTTTAAACAGATGAATAGCGAGAGCATGCAGAGCATCCTAAACCCGATTCATCAGGAGCTTAAGGGCTTTAAAACCAAAGTCGAAGACATTCATAGCAAGGAATCTGAACAAAGGGTTCAACTGCGTACCGAGCTCCAACACCTGCAAAAGCTTAATCAAGAGATCACTGATCAAGCCTCGAAACTGACTACCGCATTGAAAGGCGAGAAGAAAGTGCAAGGCAACTGGGGTGAGCTGATGCTTGAGAACGTGCTGGATAACTCTGGTTTGCGCTTAGGTATGGACTACAAGCGTGAGGTAAGCATCAACACTGAGGAAGGGCGTTTGCGTCCCGATGCCATCGTTTATCTTCCTCAAAATAAACACCTAGTTATCGATGCCAAGACTTCGCTTAACGCTTACACCCGCTATGTAAACTCGGAAGACTCAGCCGAGCGTGATTATGCTTTGAAGCAACACGCGGATGCGGTGCGCGATCGTATCAACGAGCTTGCAAGCAAGGAATACAGCCGACTGCCAGGTATTAACTCACCTGAGGTCGTCATCATGTTTATTCCGGTTGAATCGGCCTATGTGGAAGCACTGAAATACGACAGCAACTTGTTCCAGTCAGCACTTGAGAAAAACATCTTGGTTGCTACGCCGACTACTTTGCTCACTAGCCTTAATATCGTTAGACAGCTATGGCGCTTTGAAGAGCAGAACAAACATACCCAAGAGCTGGCAAGTCGCGCCGAGAAGTTTTATAGCAAGCTAAACACCTTCCTTGGCGGCATGGAAGGCGTGGGCAAGCAGCTTGATAAGGCCAAAGAAACCTACGACAGAGCATTAGGTCAGCTTTATACAGGTAAAGGGAACCTTATTAAGCAGGCTTCTGAATTCAAAGAGCTAGGCGTTGCGGTAAATCGCGAGCTACCACAAGAGATGGTAGAGAAAGCCAATCTTGAGCTTGAGGTAATTTCTAATCCGGAGATCGAGTCGACACAGCAATCGATCCCACAGGGTATAAACTTATAA